GACTTCGAACAAAACGACCTCGTGCGCATGACGAACGCGCTCGCGCAGGCGGGATACGTCGTACGTACCGCGCTGCAATCCGCGGACGGACTCGACCTGTTCCGCGAATTCGCACCGGATCTCGTGTTCGTCAATGTGCTCATGCCCGGCACGAACGGTCCGCAGGTCTGCGATCGCATCAAGGATCGCTCGCGGGACACCGCGGTTTATTTCGTGTCCTCCATCGCCACCGGATCCCTCGGGCCGATGCTCCGCAAGTCCCGCTC
The bacterium DNA segment above includes these coding regions:
- a CDS encoding response regulator; translation: MAPSILIIDFEQNDLVRMTNALAQAGYVVRTALQSADGLDLFREFAPDLVFVNVLMPGTNGPQVCDRIKDRSRDTAVYFVSSIATGSLGPMLRKSRSDGALKKPLDPAKLVEIAEKHIGPGDPELVRQHREREA